Sequence from the Magallana gigas chromosome 4, xbMagGiga1.1, whole genome shotgun sequence genome:
tAACGACATTCATACTTCAATGTAGAACCAAACAAagtaatttattgtttaaatattaacatttgttGAAAACTTACTTCCATGTATGTGAAATGCGTTTGAAGAgtccgctccgaaggagagtacttgatttctttgactttggttttgcttttttttcttcttcttcttttggTTGAGTGTACAGACTAATAAGGCGATACACGTAATGAAGAAAATCATCCCAACAATGCCCCCCACAACAGCTGCGACGACTGATCCCGCGGAACTGCAAGAACAATCGTGAAAGTTTATactattaatgtttaaaatcattcagTAAATGATACGTTTCCAAACTTTATTTCCTTTACGATAGAAAAATATTAGTTTACGATTGTTCATAAATGGCTTTTTCTAACAGAAAATGTTGAGCTTATGCAAAAATTAAgacaatggaaaaaaaaatgaaaacccaTGGGCTTAACCGCATTCCCGatcttgaattatttttttttatgaaatttcaattaaatcttGTTCTGGTCAAggtaaataatatattaattgtactaattataattcaaaataaaaagagtCAAAAAATGAGTTCTTAATCcttaataaatgaatgaaaacaaattcaaaatgggaAAATTTGTAAATCTTTAATCCGTTCGAAACATTTTGTATCACAGTTGGCATTTTCTTTGCATTATTACTCGGTAGCAACAACATGCCGATTTCCATGAACATTTCGTGTAGACCTTTCATTTCAGCCTATATATAGAACCTTTATaaaaagagcttggactttcggtggGATGCTTTTATCTAAtttgctcatcaaaacaagctgtcaaaGATTGACCTCCTTTCTTCTAGTTCACTAAGAGAacattattaatattcatagactGTCAAAACCGTTGCTCTGCTGTGTGGAACTGACGCTGTTTCAGCGAAATATACATTCCTGGATGAAGTCGGACGAGTGTCATTGCGTTCCATGTATGCATACCTATTAGCCAATGGCTGGACAGTTAACCATTAATAGACCCCGCCTTCCTCAAATCGGAGTTTATCACGTTCTgtccaaagtccaagctcttgttaaaacggttctaaCTTCTATGTTTAtacagtttttaaattaataagtaATAGTCTTACTTTGCGTCATAGCCATAGTCACAGTAGTATCTGCCATTGGTGGAACTGTAATAACAGTACGACCCGCCTACCAGTGGTAGAAGTACTATAAAAGAAATCACCATTACCACAACGATTTACGATTccatacaaaacaaaacaataaacacATGTTACAATAACAACAACGCAAGCTCCCATACACATGTAAATGCAccatgaaaataaaagtgtaCATATTTCATCAATCTTATATATTTCACTTGACCAGTTTGAAATGGAGTaaacttgggttttttttacgtGATACAGTTGAATTTTAGAAGCAATATTCGTCAAAACTTATTTTGGATAAAATACCGGGTATAACCCTTTAAATACTCTGGAGATTGGACTGAATTGTCTACTTTAAGGGTAGACTATCTAAAGGGGatacatataattatttattactgcaataaataaagatttaaagaaTCATGAATCTTTCCTCAGAATTTTGCTTTTTGAGGCCATTGATAAAACTTCTAATAATCTCAATATGACTTTTCCATAGTGAAGTTCTTTTGGTTTTTAAGCACTTAAAATCTATCATTTTTAGCACATACGAAAAAAAGACGAGATAAAATCTGACAGGAGACCCTTTAACTGTCTTGTACATGAACATGTTTAAAAGATGAaactatgtttaaatatttcagtAATGAACACTTACAAAGATAAATGGCAAGAAGTCCCTTCTTCATTAAACAAGCTAATGGATGTTGTAGATCTGGGaccaccatttttttttaaacaaactacaTTGTTTTCCGGATTTGTAAGTGCTTATGCATTTTTTGGTATTGTGTTCGGtcgtgattttttaaaaatacatgtctTTAAATGTCTGGTCAGTCAGACGATTGATCACAGAGCGATTTAGATATTGACACCCTTCTTTGAGACACGTTAAATGTATCAAACTAAAGACAATAGACACTGACAGTGTATAACAAAAACCTTGCATACTTTGTCGTTCTTATTCAGAGAACATCCgaggttttttttctgcaaatctTTTGATATTTGAAACATCCAATTGTGAAGCAATGATTTTTGTTAATTGTAGTTTATACCTTACAAACAGTTCATTTTTACGAATATACTGTACTTGGTAATTTATAAAGCAGAGGTAACAATGTAGGATATCGATTGTATTTAATAGTTGAGAACAAGTATGATACGGAAAGAGAAATAAGCAGCAATTCGTAGTAAAATTAGCATTAAAAGAATGAGCTGCCATTGAGTTTCACAGATTTGATTTGTTATCTGAATCTGCAGTGTAATATCTAGCTTAATACtgactttaaaaaaaccaattacTGCGGCAAAGACGTTACTAGTCTGCTCCTTTAAAATTAGTAGAAATATTTATTAGAATATCACAATTTGACAGCAAATCTAATGAGTACGATCGATAATAGGTTTTTAAAGTGTTTGTCCGCGTATAAATAACGAACCATAAGCCATTAATTAACAACATCAACCAATAAACAAGTGAAAccttgaaaatatttctttgaattATCTTCTGTATGATAAAATAGCCATAGATAACGGGTTCATTTAGTTTGCATGCATGTAGATTATAATACCTCTTTCCCATTCGCCACAATTTAAAGAGGAAATCGTCAgtaacaatttgttttgaaaatgatcGCTATTCTTTTTATGAATAAGAAAGCTTTCATTTTGGCtggataatacatgtacatatacatgtaattcaagcATCGCTTGTTTATCGAATATTTATTAGTAAGAACAATATTACAGCAAGATATACATTATTAGAATTTAATTTAATCGAATCATAATAACATACAATGTTATATTGAAATCACAGCTTTGTTAGAATTTGTTGGAAGAGTTAAAAAATAGAGATTTCTTTCTGCCGTACGCCTCAATTTTCCAGTTGAATTACTTCAATTACAGATTCGAATCATTTAGATATATCAACAAAACCTTTTTTAATGCCAGATATTcaatattatgtattatttcaaaatatatgaaacttGAAAATGCAAACACGAGACTCTGTCAATCTAAGGGCTATGGTAATCAGGTGAGCATCAAGGCCTGTGGGCCTCTTATTctataatgacgtcataattgctTTATAAACTATGTACATAGCAAATGCTGAAGGTCTAGGGTTCCATGGATTGTTTTGATAGacaataaatactagtatacagtatatacatgtatctactgtTGAAAGACCATGCATGGCGCTGAATTACTAAACTTGTTGCGAACTTTGAACCACCTTTATATTTATcatgaatattttctttaccggaacaaatattaaaacttgttgatttttttttattactttatgcAAGCGAATCAATTTTAGAAGCGTAGCTGATGAAcctttttataatgaatttgaaaataaaccCCGAAGGTTATTAAGACCCCCCTGGAataggggtgggggtggggtggggtcaTCGTCGGTGACCCACGTGTGA
This genomic interval carries:
- the LOC117681996 gene encoding uncharacterized protein; protein product: MVVPDLQHPLACLMKKGLLAIYLLLLPLVGGSYCYYSSTNGRYYCDYGYDANSAGSVVAAVVGGIVGMIFFITCIALLVCTLNQKKKKKKKQNQSQRNQVLSFGADSSNAFHIHGNPTYGVPMHELNGGFQHMNGPNPSAPNLVQYGVQPSAPPLPSSSPPPAFQYIPPPPSSQEIQESTSS